One stretch of Heliomicrobium undosum DNA includes these proteins:
- the yabQ gene encoding spore cortex biosynthesis protein YabQ — MTVTPLAQQVYGFVLSAVGGLVLGTAFDLYRTIVGVGRRRWWVAVADVLMWMIGAGLFFLLLLWGHWGEVRLYLFLGLACGLGLYYRFMTEEVRAFWEGMLELILHLLQTLGYLVTFPFIFLYRAGRRALRWIYLTGGQGMRWAHRRLWTPARKAVGRLRARVDRLTGRSRRFLGQKSAGARRWLGQRTGGIRHRLAGRLRALLRRPPGPPPAA, encoded by the coding sequence ATGACCGTGACGCCGCTGGCCCAGCAGGTCTACGGGTTTGTCTTGTCGGCTGTAGGCGGACTGGTCCTGGGAACGGCCTTCGACCTGTACCGGACGATAGTGGGGGTGGGCCGGCGAAGGTGGTGGGTCGCCGTCGCCGACGTGCTCATGTGGATGATTGGCGCGGGGCTTTTCTTCCTCCTCCTGCTCTGGGGTCACTGGGGGGAGGTTCGCCTGTACCTTTTCCTGGGATTGGCCTGCGGACTGGGACTATACTACCGGTTTATGACCGAGGAGGTCCGGGCCTTTTGGGAGGGCATGCTGGAACTGATCCTGCACCTGTTGCAGACGCTGGGGTACCTGGTGACGTTCCCCTTTATCTTCCTCTATCGCGCCGGGCGGCGGGCGCTGCGCTGGATCTACCTGACGGGAGGACAGGGAATGCGATGGGCCCACCGTCGCTTATGGACGCCGGCTCGCAAGGCCGTGGGTCGTTTGCGCGCCCGCGTGGACCGTCTCACCGGCCGTTCTCGGCGGTTTTTGGGGCAAAAAAGCGCAGGCGCCCGGCGCTGGCTGGGGCAAAGGACGGGAGGCATCCGGCATCGGCTGGCCGGGCGCCTGCGGGCCTTGTTGCGCCGTCCGCCGGGGCCGCCTCCTGCGGCATAA
- a CDS encoding HU family DNA-binding protein — protein sequence MNKTELVSAVAEKAQLTKKDAEKAVNAFFTVVEEALKAGDKVQLVGFGTFEIRERKARTGRNPQTGETITIEASKTPAFKAGKSLRDAVEA from the coding sequence GTGAACAAGACCGAATTGGTGAGTGCGGTCGCCGAAAAGGCCCAACTAACCAAAAAGGATGCCGAAAAAGCCGTCAATGCCTTCTTCACCGTCGTGGAAGAGGCGTTGAAGGCAGGAGACAAGGTCCAATTGGTTGGTTTCGGGACTTTTGAAATCCGCGAACGGAAAGCGCGGACAGGCCGCAACCCCCAAACGGGCGAAACCATTACCATAGAGGCGTCGAAAACGCCGGCCTTCAAGGCGGGCAAATCGCTGCGCGACGCTGTGGAAGCGTAG
- the spoVT gene encoding stage V sporulation protein T has translation MKATGIVRRIDDLGRVVIPKEIRRTLRIREGDPLEIFVDREGEVILKKYSPIGELGDFAKEYADSLSEATGHIACIADRDNIIAVAGAPKKEFLGKPIGPAVERVMEERKAILIQKPGEHSHCKGCPSTEEDVDCKFSAEVIAPIIAEGDPIGAVILASKDPNVKMGDMEIKLAETAAGFLAKQMEQ, from the coding sequence ATGAAAGCAACGGGCATCGTACGGCGAATCGATGATCTCGGGCGCGTGGTGATCCCCAAGGAGATCCGGAGAACGCTGCGCATTCGGGAGGGAGATCCCCTCGAGATCTTTGTGGATCGAGAAGGGGAGGTCATCCTGAAAAAATATTCGCCCATCGGCGAATTAGGGGACTTTGCAAAGGAATACGCGGACTCCTTGAGCGAGGCCACAGGCCATATCGCTTGTATCGCTGACCGGGACAATATCATCGCCGTAGCAGGAGCCCCGAAGAAAGAGTTTTTGGGCAAACCGATCGGCCCCGCTGTCGAACGGGTGATGGAAGAGCGGAAGGCCATTTTGATTCAGAAACCAGGCGAACACAGTCATTGCAAGGGTTGCCCGTCGACGGAAGAGGATGTCGATTGTAAGTTTTCTGCTGAAGTTATAGCGCCGATTATTGCCGAGGGAGATCCCATCGGCGCCGTTATTCTGGCATCGAAGGATCCCAATGTCAAGATGGGCGACATGGAGATCAAACTGGCGGAAACGGCTGCCGGTTTCCTCGCCAAACAGATGGAACAATGA
- a CDS encoding peptidyl-prolyl cis-trans isomerase: protein MNKIMKTIAFALMGAVLLSATGCSGGGNVVASVNGETISRADLDKRINRYKEELSRSGGADSKELMANLERQELEHMIDEKLFTQEAKKRNIEVTDGQAATELANEKKQFPSDAEFQEALKRYQLTEAELSDIIRTRLIFNGLYDAVTADIQISDADVEKHYRDNPDKFKQNRQVKASHILLKTEEEAKAIIAELGRGADFGQLAVQKSTDSTAAQNKGDLGYFQAEDMVKEFSDAAFSMKKGETSRTPVKSNFGYHVIRVEDVKEARQQSFDEVKDQIRVDLGADRKQERFESWFADVKAQAKIERKLPEAPAAQPPTQQAPQGQAPQGSTQAPAGNAQPGK from the coding sequence TTGAATAAAATAATGAAAACGATTGCCTTTGCGCTCATGGGCGCCGTGCTGTTGTCGGCCACCGGATGCAGCGGCGGCGGCAATGTGGTGGCCTCAGTGAATGGGGAGACGATCTCCCGGGCTGATCTGGACAAGCGCATCAACCGTTACAAAGAGGAACTCTCCCGCTCCGGCGGCGCCGATTCCAAGGAACTCATGGCCAACCTGGAACGGCAGGAACTGGAGCATATGATCGACGAAAAGCTCTTCACGCAAGAAGCGAAGAAGCGAAACATCGAGGTTACCGATGGGCAGGCAGCGACGGAACTGGCGAACGAGAAAAAACAATTCCCCTCTGACGCCGAATTCCAGGAGGCCCTGAAACGGTACCAATTGACAGAGGCCGAACTGAGCGACATCATCCGCACCCGGTTGATCTTCAACGGGCTCTATGACGCGGTCACGGCCGATATTCAGATCTCTGACGCTGATGTGGAAAAGCATTACCGGGACAACCCCGACAAATTCAAGCAAAACCGGCAGGTCAAGGCGTCTCACATCCTCTTGAAGACGGAGGAAGAGGCCAAAGCCATCATCGCCGAGTTGGGCCGGGGCGCCGACTTCGGCCAGTTGGCCGTCCAGAAATCGACAGATTCCACGGCCGCGCAGAACAAGGGCGACCTGGGCTACTTCCAAGCGGAGGACATGGTCAAGGAGTTTTCCGACGCCGCCTTCTCTATGAAAAAAGGCGAAACCTCGCGCACACCGGTCAAGAGCAATTTCGGCTATCACGTAATCCGCGTGGAAGACGTCAAGGAAGCGCGCCAGCAGAGTTTTGACGAGGTGAAGGACCAGATCCGCGTCGATCTGGGCGCTGACCGGAAACAGGAGCGCTTTGAATCCTGGTTCGCCGATGTGAAGGCCCAGGCCAAGATCGAGCGCAAGCTGCCTGAGGCGCCGGCGGCGCAACCGCCCACCCAGCAGGCCCCGCAAGGGCAGGCGCCGCAAGGGTCTACCCAAGCCCCCGCAGGCAACGCGCAGCCTGGAAAATAG
- a CDS encoding RNA-binding S4 domain-containing protein, whose amino-acid sequence MRLDKFLKVSRIIKRRTLAKEVCDGGRVTVNGRPAKAGTEVQPGDRLTLQFPQKRIEVEIVDVKENARVDEARDLYRVLREESLPLD is encoded by the coding sequence TTGCGTCTTGACAAATTTTTGAAGGTGTCCCGCATCATCAAACGGCGCACCCTGGCCAAGGAGGTCTGTGACGGCGGTCGCGTCACCGTCAACGGTCGGCCGGCCAAAGCGGGAACAGAGGTGCAACCGGGGGACCGGCTGACCTTGCAGTTTCCCCAAAAACGCATTGAGGTGGAAATCGTCGACGTAAAAGAGAACGCGCGGGTCGATGAGGCGAGAGACCTCTACCGGGTCCTCCGGGAGGAGTCCCTACCCCTTGATTGA
- a CDS encoding YabP/YqfC family sporulation protein: protein MDVHGDKAHGFAATDRKSITIQGVTQVGAFDEVEIYMVTVRGPLLLRGEGLQITQLNLDDKVLSVEGRIDSVQYVEEHSPQNLKQKGKNLLERLLR from the coding sequence ATGGATGTTCATGGCGATAAAGCCCATGGTTTTGCGGCCACAGACCGGAAGAGCATCACCATCCAGGGGGTCACCCAGGTGGGCGCCTTCGATGAAGTAGAGATCTACATGGTGACGGTGCGCGGTCCCCTATTGTTGCGCGGAGAGGGCTTGCAGATCACCCAGTTGAACCTGGACGATAAAGTCCTGTCTGTCGAGGGGCGGATCGATTCTGTTCAATATGTGGAGGAGCATTCTCCCCAGAACCTGAAGCAGAAAGGCAAGAACCTGCTGGAACGCCTGCTGCGGTAA
- the yabN gene encoding bifunctional methyltransferase/pyrophosphohydrolase YabN — protein MRQNISVNESKEPVITVVGLGAGDPGHLTRAGWEALRRADRLFLRTAIHPTVPSLKEAGLVFETFDPLYESAESFDDLYSEIASRLIKTAESGPITFAVPGHPRVGEKAVALLLEEARRRNWSVEVIPGVSFLEALYTAVGFDPARGLTVLDGLDLAPEDLDGRRATVITQVYAQRIASDVKLTLMELYGDEHPVTVIRAAGVAGEERIAEIPLYELDRLDWVDHLTSVYVPPLSAADAEASENSEKRSEAPSEPSSGAPADRQVDYALDPLVEVMDRLLAPGGCPWDREQSHQSLKPYLLEEAYEVLEAIDLGDDGKLKEELGDVLLQVVFHGLIAEGEGRFRISEIVETITEKMVRRHPHVFADTKVADAGEVLVNWEAIKAKEKGDKPSRSPSGIDRISTAMPSLLRAEKVQKKAARFGFDWPDEQGPLAKVQEEWEELLEAAGYGRLDGGFDSAGSRERDIARLRDELGDLLFAVVNVSRFLQINPEEALQRTVDKFIRRFRHVEDCCRRDGREMARCAIEELDVYWEEAKARERQT, from the coding sequence ATGAGGCAGAACATAAGTGTCAACGAATCAAAAGAACCGGTAATCACCGTTGTCGGCCTCGGCGCAGGCGATCCGGGACACCTGACGCGCGCAGGATGGGAGGCGCTCCGCCGGGCCGACCGGCTTTTTTTGCGCACGGCCATTCATCCGACCGTTCCTTCCCTTAAGGAAGCGGGTCTTGTTTTTGAGACTTTTGATCCCCTCTACGAGTCAGCCGAATCCTTTGACGACCTCTACAGTGAGATCGCCAGCCGGTTGATCAAAACGGCTGAATCCGGCCCGATCACCTTCGCCGTCCCAGGCCATCCCCGGGTCGGAGAAAAGGCCGTCGCCCTGCTGCTCGAAGAGGCCCGCCGCCGCAACTGGTCCGTCGAGGTGATCCCGGGCGTCAGTTTCCTGGAGGCCCTCTACACGGCTGTGGGTTTCGACCCTGCGCGAGGATTGACGGTGCTGGACGGGCTGGATCTGGCGCCGGAGGACCTCGATGGACGGCGGGCAACGGTGATCACCCAGGTCTATGCGCAGCGGATCGCCTCTGATGTGAAACTGACCCTGATGGAGCTTTACGGCGATGAACATCCGGTGACGGTCATCCGGGCGGCGGGGGTCGCCGGCGAGGAGCGGATCGCCGAAATCCCTCTCTACGAACTGGATCGTCTGGACTGGGTCGATCACCTCACCAGCGTCTATGTTCCGCCCTTGTCTGCGGCGGACGCGGAAGCATCGGAGAATTCGGAGAAGCGGTCAGAAGCGCCTTCGGAGCCGTCCTCAGGGGCGCCGGCGGATAGGCAAGTCGACTACGCCCTCGACCCGCTTGTCGAGGTGATGGACCGGTTGCTGGCTCCCGGCGGCTGTCCCTGGGACCGCGAGCAGAGCCATCAAAGCCTAAAGCCCTATCTCCTGGAAGAAGCCTATGAGGTGCTGGAGGCCATCGATCTCGGCGACGACGGCAAGTTAAAAGAAGAGTTGGGCGACGTGCTCCTACAGGTCGTTTTTCACGGCCTGATCGCCGAAGGGGAAGGCCGCTTCCGGATCAGTGAGATTGTGGAGACGATCACCGAGAAGATGGTCCGTCGTCACCCCCATGTCTTCGCTGATACGAAGGTGGCTGACGCCGGGGAAGTCCTGGTCAACTGGGAGGCCATCAAGGCTAAGGAGAAAGGGGACAAGCCGTCGCGAAGCCCCTCCGGGATCGACCGGATTTCGACGGCCATGCCGTCGCTGCTGCGGGCCGAGAAGGTGCAGAAGAAGGCGGCCCGGTTCGGCTTTGACTGGCCCGATGAACAGGGGCCGCTGGCCAAGGTGCAGGAAGAGTGGGAAGAGTTGCTGGAGGCTGCCGGATACGGCAGGTTGGATGGCGGTTTCGATTCGGCCGGAAGTAGAGAGCGGGATATCGCCCGCCTTCGCGACGAACTGGGCGATCTACTTTTCGCCGTTGTCAATGTGAGCCGCTTTTTGCAGATAAACCCCGAGGAGGCGCTCCAGCGGACGGTGGACAAGTTCATCCGCCGCTTCCGCCATGTGGAGGACTGTTGCCGTCGCGACGGACGGGAGATGGCCCGTTGCGCTATCGAGGAACTGGATGTCTACTGGGAAGAAGCGAAGGCACGGGAACGGCAGACGTGA
- a CDS encoding putative polysaccharide biosynthesis protein, translated as MTSWWTSGGQRLLTGALWLTGAGIVSKFLGAFYRIPLARILGSEGVGLYQMVYPVYTVALSLATAGLPVAISVLVAERATRGDHPGAYRFFLASFWLLLVLGCCATLLLLAYAETIAHVVLRDGRTLYSLWAIAPAVLLTALMAAFRGFFQGYQQMAPTALSQVVEQIVRVGIILAVSGIMVRYGVDVGAAGATSGAVAGGMAGLAVLWLFFYAWRRKVHSGHYSAGQAEAAAAWAGPTDRFRLGRAFPNGMAGSMADRLAGAFRGAFWGGADLLAMWKSLLVLSLPISLGGLVIPLMQTVDAALIPRGLQAAGFSAPQAAALFGEFSGMAAALVGFPIIVTGAVSASLVPAIASAWKGGNSLVAVERYRSAMRLSSMLAWPAAFGMAALAAPICEMLFHAPGATEPLLWLAPTIIPTAFYQVASAGLQGMGRTAFPVFALALGAALKVVCNLILLPRWGLIGAAAGSNGAFLLSALMVLAYIGWRGGFSFPWGAALLKPALAATMMAGYAISGAPYLTSLAGGWIGLALSVATAGIVYGLTMLAIGGIQEKDLALLPRVGPRLAAWHRRFWGA; from the coding sequence ATGACGTCGTGGTGGACTTCCGGCGGACAACGTCTGCTGACCGGCGCCCTTTGGCTGACGGGCGCCGGGATCGTCAGCAAGTTTCTGGGGGCCTTTTACCGCATTCCCTTGGCCCGGATCCTCGGTTCGGAAGGCGTCGGGTTGTATCAGATGGTCTATCCCGTTTATACGGTGGCCTTAAGCTTGGCGACAGCCGGCCTGCCCGTCGCCATTTCGGTGCTGGTGGCGGAACGGGCCACCCGGGGGGACCATCCCGGCGCCTACCGGTTTTTTCTCGCTTCCTTCTGGCTGCTACTCGTCCTGGGCTGTTGCGCCACATTGCTGTTGCTCGCCTACGCGGAGACGATCGCCCACGTCGTGCTGAGAGACGGCCGGACCCTCTATTCCCTCTGGGCGATCGCGCCGGCGGTGCTGCTGACCGCGCTGATGGCGGCCTTTCGCGGCTTTTTCCAGGGTTATCAGCAGATGGCGCCGACGGCCCTGTCCCAGGTGGTGGAACAGATCGTCCGGGTCGGGATCATCCTCGCCGTCAGCGGCATTATGGTCCGCTACGGTGTCGACGTAGGCGCTGCCGGGGCGACATCCGGCGCGGTGGCCGGCGGGATGGCCGGTCTTGCTGTGCTGTGGCTTTTTTTTTACGCCTGGCGCCGGAAGGTACATAGCGGGCACTACAGCGCGGGGCAGGCGGAAGCGGCGGCTGCCTGGGCCGGACCGACGGACCGTTTCCGTCTTGGCCGCGCTTTCCCGAACGGTATGGCAGGCAGTATGGCGGACCGTTTGGCGGGCGCCTTTCGCGGGGCTTTTTGGGGCGGCGCGGATCTGCTGGCTATGTGGAAGTCTCTGCTTGTCCTATCGCTGCCCATCTCCCTCGGCGGACTCGTGATCCCCCTCATGCAGACGGTCGATGCGGCGCTGATTCCCCGGGGTTTGCAGGCTGCCGGTTTTTCTGCTCCCCAGGCGGCGGCGCTCTTCGGCGAGTTTTCCGGGATGGCGGCGGCGCTGGTCGGTTTTCCGATCATCGTCACCGGCGCTGTGAGCGCCAGCCTGGTTCCGGCTATCGCCAGCGCCTGGAAGGGGGGCAACAGCCTCGTGGCGGTCGAACGGTACCGATCGGCCATGCGCCTGTCGAGCATGCTCGCCTGGCCTGCCGCCTTTGGCATGGCCGCTTTGGCCGCGCCGATCTGTGAAATGCTCTTTCACGCGCCCGGCGCAACCGAGCCGCTACTCTGGCTGGCGCCGACGATCATCCCGACGGCCTTTTATCAGGTGGCCTCGGCGGGCCTGCAGGGGATGGGACGAACCGCCTTTCCCGTGTTTGCCCTCGCCCTGGGGGCGGCTTTGAAGGTGGTCTGCAACCTCATTCTGCTGCCCCGTTGGGGGCTGATCGGCGCGGCGGCGGGTTCCAACGGGGCTTTCCTGCTCTCGGCCTTGATGGTGCTCGCCTATATCGGCTGGCGCGGCGGCTTCTCCTTCCCCTGGGGCGCCGCCTTGCTGAAACCGGCCCTCGCTGCTACAATGATGGCGGGTTATGCCATTTCTGGCGCGCCTTATCTGACATCTTTGGCCGGCGGCTGGATCGGCCTCGCCCTTTCGGTGGCGACTGCGGGGATCGTCTACGGTCTGACGATGCTCGCCATCGGCGGCATCCAGGAAAAGGACCTGGCCCTCTTGCCGCGCGTCGGTCCCCGTTTGGCCGCCTGGCACCGCCGTTTTTGGGGCGCCTAG
- a CDS encoding FtsB family cell division protein, with the protein MAQPAETQQQRQLPQEQQQSQPLRRHSKGIGRGKKWAIVAAVIGAFALAALPPFLQQRQLAQESDRLSAELEQVRAERQQLEKEKEWLASDAYVEQVARQQLGLVKPGEMMVVRTRPGNALKKDTQHAQEIRD; encoded by the coding sequence TTGGCGCAGCCGGCAGAGACACAGCAGCAGCGGCAGTTGCCGCAGGAGCAGCAACAATCGCAGCCACTACGGCGTCATAGCAAGGGGATCGGCAGAGGCAAAAAGTGGGCGATTGTTGCGGCAGTCATCGGCGCTTTCGCGCTGGCGGCGCTCCCGCCTTTTCTGCAACAGCGCCAGTTGGCCCAGGAGTCGGACAGGTTGTCGGCGGAACTGGAACAGGTGCGCGCCGAGCGCCAGCAGTTGGAGAAAGAGAAGGAATGGCTCGCCTCTGACGCCTATGTGGAGCAGGTGGCCCGTCAGCAGCTGGGCCTGGTGAAACCGGGCGAGATGATGGTGGTGCGGACCCGCCCCGGCAACGCCCTGAAGAAGGACACCCAACATGCCCAGGAGATTCGCGATTAA